One segment of Anastrepha obliqua isolate idAnaObli1 chromosome 3, idAnaObli1_1.0, whole genome shotgun sequence DNA contains the following:
- the LOC129241307 gene encoding collagen alpha-1(X) chain, which produces MRSVAINCLVFLSFWRYSHAVEPLQSSLQSPFITSTNTIQTFYRNPFENITALTNHQPLLYATPRQLFGGFNFGIGSNGCNCPPGPPGLQGPTGQTGPDGDPGEKGPPGDPGDMGLVGRPGQRGNDGRNGVRGPVGESGRRGPRGFTGPPGPRGPRGPQGAPGPRGLPGANASPASRHANYNVADFEYDIPEYEGSEVYEIY; this is translated from the exons ATGCGGAGTGTAGCAATAAATTGTTTAG TATTTCTTAGTTTTTGGCGCTACAGTCATGCTGTGGAACCGCTGCAGTCGTCGTTGCAGTCACCGTTCATCACCTCCACCAACACCATCCAAACGTTCTATAGGAATCCATTTGAGAACATTACCGCGCTTACAAACCATCAACCGTTACTCTATGCCACGCCCCGTCAACTCTTTGGTGGTTTTAATTTTGGCATCGGTTCGAATGGCTGCAATTGCCCTCCCGGTCCTCCTGGCTTGCAAGGTCCTACTGGCCAAACTGGTCCGGACGGCGATCCGGGTGAGAAGGGTCCACCAGGCGATCCTGGTGATATGGGCCTTGTAGGCAGGCCTGGTCAACGTGGCAACGATGGTCGTAATGGTGTACGTGGTCCGGTTGGGGAGAGTGGTCGTCGTGGACCGCGCGGTTTTACTGGCCCTCCTGGCCCAAGAGGTCCACGTGGTCCACAAGGTGCACCCGGACCAAGAGGGTTACCAGGAGCTAATGCGTCGCCAGCATCGCGTCATGCTAATTATAATGTTGCcgattttgaatatgatatacCTGAATACGAGGGTAGTGAAGTGTACgaaatatattga